GCCTCATCGTGCTCCAGATGGTGCTCGCCGGTGTCAGCGCCGAGGCGTCGGTGCTCGCGCTCGTGCTGCTCTACACGTTCGTGCTCGCGATGATCGTCGACGGGTTCATCATGTGGCGCGGGCTGAAGAAGCGCCTGGTCGCGAAGTTCGGCGAGGAGGCGATCCCCAAGGGAGCCACCATGTACGCGGTGCTGCGCGTCTTCCAGCTGCGCCCGTCCCGCCTGCCGAAGCCCCAGGTCAAGCACGGTCAGCGACCCTCCTGACCCGCGGATAAAGTGGCGGGATGGTCAACTACCGCTTCCTCGGCAACTCGGGCCTCAAGATCACCGAGATCACGTACGGCAACTGGCTCACCCACGGCTCGCAGGTCGAGAACGACACCGCGAAGGCCTGTGTGCGGGCCGCGCTCGACGCCGGCATCACGTCTTTCGACACCGCCGACGTCTACGCGAACACCAAGGCTGAGAGCGTCCTCGGCGAGGCGCTGAAGGGCGAGCGCCGTCAGTCGCTCGAGATCTTCACGAAGGTGTACTGGCCCACCGGGCCTGGCGGCGCCAACGACAGCGGCCTGTCGCGCAAGCACATCATGGAGTCCATCAACGGCTCCCTCGAGCGGCTGCAGACGGACTACGTCGACCTGTACCAGGCGCACCGCTACGACCACGACACCCCGCTCGAAGAGACGATGCAGGCGTTCGCCGACATCGTCCGGCAGGGCAAGGCGCTGTACATCGGAGTCTCCGAATGGACCGCCGACCAGATCCGCGCCGGCCACGCGCTGGCCCAGGACCTCGGCTTCCAGCTGATCTCCAACCAGCCGCAGTACTCCGCGCTGTGGCGGGTCATCGAGGAGGAGGTCGTCCCCACCTCGAAGGAGCTGGGCCTCTCGCAGATCGTCTGGTCCCCCGTGGCCCAGGGCGTGCTGACCGGCAAGTACAAGCCGGGCGCCCCCGCGCCCGCCGGGTCGCGGGCGACCGACGAGAAGGGCGGCGCGCGGATGATCCAGCGCTTCCTCGGCAACGACGAGCTGCTCGAGCGCGTGCAGCGGCTCCAGCCGATCGCCGACGAGCTGGGCCTGTCGATGGCGCAGCTCGCGGTCGCCTGGGTGCTGCAGAACGAGAACGTGGCCGCGGCGCTGATCGGGGCCAGCCGCCCCGAGCAGGTCGCTGAGAACGTCAAGGCCTCGGGCGTGGTGATCCCGCCGGAGCTGCTCGCGCGGATCGACGACGCGCTGGGCGACTCGGTGGTGCGCGACCCCGCCGAGACGGCGAAGAACTCCCCCGCCTCGCGCTGACCTGCGCCAGGCCGACGGCGGCCGCCCTCCTGCGGGAGGGCGGCCGCTGCCGTCTCAGGGCTCCGGGGCGGCGGGACGCTCGGGCACGGTCAGTCGGGGCAGCAGCACGTGCACGAGCGGCCCGATGGCCACGGCGTAGGCGAGCGTCGCGAAGCCGACTGTGCCGCCGAGCACCCACCCGGCGGCCACGACGAGCACCTCGATGCTGGTGCGGACCAGGTTCACGGGCCTGCCGGTGCGGCGCACGAGGCCTGTCATGAGCCCGTCTCGCGGCCCGGGGCCGAGCCGGGCGCCGATGTACAGGCCGCTGGCCAACGCGTTCAGCACGATCCCGCCCACCACGAGCGCCACCGCGGCGGGCAGGCCCAGATCCTCGGGGAGCAGGGCGAGGAGCGCCAGGAAGGGGTCCACCAGGACCCCGATGACCAGCACGTTGGCGACCGTCCCCATGCCGGGGCGCTGCCGCAGCGGGAACCAGCACGCGAGCACCAGCACGCTCAGCATCAAGGTCGCCGCTCCGAGCGTCCAGCCGAGCCTCAGCGCGACCCCCTGGCCGAGCACGTCCCACGGCATGTTGCCGAGCCCGGAGCGGACCAGCATCGCCAGGGAGGCCGCGAACAGCACGAGCCCGAGGAAGAGGCGCGCGTACCGCAGCGGCAGCCGCTGGTGGGCGAGCGCCGTGCCCGACGACGGCGCGGCGGGCGCCGGGGCCGGCGTCCTCTCGCCGGGCCGCGGCTGCTCGGGAGGCGCTCCCGTCACGGGACGCGCAGGGCGAGCGTGGGTGTGGCCTGGTGGCCGTCGTGCAGCAGCCGGGCGGAGTGCACCCCTTGGCCGGCCAGCACGCGCCACTGCTCGCCGATCCACTGCTCGGCGTCGAACTGCGTGGTGAACACTGGGCTGACCGGGCGGTCGAGGACGCGCCCCTCCGCGTCGTCGAGCTCCCACGCCCACCGGGGCCGCATCACCATGGCTCAGCGCCCCGCCGGGTCGTGGGGCCCGCGCGCGGCGTCCCGCGCCAACGCCTTGTTGATGCCCGCGGCCCAGAACGGGCCCTCGTAGATCAGGCCTGTGTACCCCTGCACCAGGGTCGCTCCCACTGCCAGGTACTCGCGGGCGTCTGCGGCAGTGGTGATGCCGCCCACCCCCATGATCACGGGCTCCGGGCCAAGGCGGGTGCGCAGCCGGGCCACGACGTCGAGCCCTCGCGACAGCAGCGGGGGGCCCGAGAGCCCGCCCTCGCCGAGGTCGTGGGCGATGGTCGTGTTCACCGCGACGACCCCGTCGAGGTCCAGCTCGAGGGCGAGGTCGGCGACCGCGTCGACGTCCTCGTCGGAGAGGTCCGGGGCGATCTTCACCAGCAGCGGCACCCGCGGCCGGCCAGCCGCCGCCGTGGCCTCGTCGGCGGCGGCGCGGGTCGCCTGGAGGATCGGGCGCAGCGACTCGACCGACTGCAGGTCGCGCAGGCCCGGGGTGTTGGGCGAGGACACGTTGACCACCAGGTAGTCGGCGTACGCGCCGAGCCGCCGGGCGCTGATCGCGTAGTCGTGGGCGGCGTCCTCCGCGGGCGTGACCTTCGTCTTGCCGATGTTCACGCCGATGACGAGCGAGCGCCCGCCCGGGGTGCTGCGGAGCCGCTGGAGCCGTCGGGCGACCTCGGCCGAGCCCTGGTTGTTGAAGCCCATGCGGTTGCGCAGCGCGCGCTGGTCCAGCACCCGCCACAGGCGCGGCGGCTCGTTGCCGGGCTGCGGGTGGGCTGTGACGGTGCCGATCTCCACGAAGCCGAACCCGAGCATCCGCAGGCCGGCGACGCCCAGCGCGTTCTTGTCGAACCCGGCCGCCAGGCCGAACGGCGCGGGGAACACGCGCCCGAGCGCGCGCACGGCGCCGGTTGATTGGGAGGCGCTGAGCCGGGCCACCACGACGCCGAGCACGGGGACCGCTGCGACGAGCCGGATCAGGCGGAACGCGACCTCGTGCGCCCGCTCGGGGTCCATGCGCCGGAAGACCAGGTTGAAGAGGAGGTGGTACACCACCTCAACGTACCGGTTGAGGGTTCTCGCTGGCGGCGGGGCGCCCGTCCGCGGACACGCTCAGCCGCCCGTCGACTCCGCCGTGGGCACGCCCTAGGCTCGACAGGTCGGCGCCGACGCCGACGCAGGCCGCCCGCGATCGGAGGCGTCATGGCGCTCGGCACCGCGATCCGCTCCGCCGAGGTGCTCGTCACGAGCCCGGACCGCAACTTCGTCACCCTGCGCGTCACCACCGAGGACGGCGTCATCGGGCTCGGCGACGCGACCCTGAACGGCCGTGAGCTCGCTGTCGTGTCCTACCTCCGGGACCACGTGGCTCCGTTGCTGATCGGCCGCGACGCGCACCGCGTCGAGGACACCTGGCAACTGCTGTACCGGGGCGCGTACTGGCGGCGCGGCCCGGTGACGATGTCGGCGATCGCCGCGGTGGACATGGCGCTGTGGGATGTCAAGGCGCGTCTGGCGGGGATGCCGCTGTACCAGCTGCTGGGCGGGGCGTCCCGCACGGGTGCCCTCGCGTACGGCCACGCGTCGGGCCGCGACCTGCCCGAGGTCTTCGACTCGGTGCGCCGGCACCTCGAGGAGGGCTACCGGGCCATCCGGGTCCAGACGGCGGTGCCCGGCATCACCGCGCTGTACGGGGTGCCGGCGCCGAGCGGCTCCGGGACGGTGCGCTACGAGCCCGCGCAACGGGCGCCGCTGCCCGTCGAGGAGGACTGGGACACCCGCGCCTACCTGCGCCACGTCCCGGGGGTCTTCGAGGCGGTCCGCGCGGAGTTCGGCCCCGAGCTGCCGCTGCTGCACGACGGCCACCACCGCATGACGCCGATCCAGGCGGCGCGGCTCGGCAAGGACCTCGAGCCCTACGACCTGTTCTGGCTCGAGGACTGCACCCCGGCGGAGAACCAGGAGGGCCTGCGGCTGGTGCGCCAGCACACCACCACTCCGCTGGCCATCGGCGAGGTGCTCAACAGCGTGTGGGACTACCAGACGCTGGTCCGCGAG
The sequence above is a segment of the Cellulomonas chengniuliangii genome. Coding sequences within it:
- a CDS encoding quinone-dependent dihydroorotate dehydrogenase produces the protein MYHLLFNLVFRRMDPERAHEVAFRLIRLVAAVPVLGVVVARLSASQSTGAVRALGRVFPAPFGLAAGFDKNALGVAGLRMLGFGFVEIGTVTAHPQPGNEPPRLWRVLDQRALRNRMGFNNQGSAEVARRLQRLRSTPGGRSLVIGVNIGKTKVTPAEDAAHDYAISARRLGAYADYLVVNVSSPNTPGLRDLQSVESLRPILQATRAAADEATAAAGRPRVPLLVKIAPDLSDEDVDAVADLALELDLDGVVAVNTTIAHDLGEGGLSGPPLLSRGLDVVARLRTRLGPEPVIMGVGGITTAADAREYLAVGATLVQGYTGLIYEGPFWAAGINKALARDAARGPHDPAGR
- a CDS encoding YczE/YyaS/YitT family protein → MTGAPPEQPRPGERTPAPAPAAPSSGTALAHQRLPLRYARLFLGLVLFAASLAMLVRSGLGNMPWDVLGQGVALRLGWTLGAATLMLSVLVLACWFPLRQRPGMGTVANVLVIGVLVDPFLALLALLPEDLGLPAAVALVVGGIVLNALASGLYIGARLGPGPRDGLMTGLVRRTGRPVNLVRTSIEVLVVAAGWVLGGTVGFATLAYAVAIGPLVHVLLPRLTVPERPAAPEP
- a CDS encoding aldo/keto reductase family protein, yielding MVNYRFLGNSGLKITEITYGNWLTHGSQVENDTAKACVRAALDAGITSFDTADVYANTKAESVLGEALKGERRQSLEIFTKVYWPTGPGGANDSGLSRKHIMESINGSLERLQTDYVDLYQAHRYDHDTPLEETMQAFADIVRQGKALYIGVSEWTADQIRAGHALAQDLGFQLISNQPQYSALWRVIEEEVVPTSKELGLSQIVWSPVAQGVLTGKYKPGAPAPAGSRATDEKGGARMIQRFLGNDELLERVQRLQPIADELGLSMAQLAVAWVLQNENVAAALIGASRPEQVAENVKASGVVIPPELLARIDDALGDSVVRDPAETAKNSPASR
- the manD gene encoding D-mannonate dehydratase ManD, producing MALGTAIRSAEVLVTSPDRNFVTLRVTTEDGVIGLGDATLNGRELAVVSYLRDHVAPLLIGRDAHRVEDTWQLLYRGAYWRRGPVTMSAIAAVDMALWDVKARLAGMPLYQLLGGASRTGALAYGHASGRDLPEVFDSVRRHLEEGYRAIRVQTAVPGITALYGVPAPSGSGTVRYEPAQRAPLPVEEDWDTRAYLRHVPGVFEAVRAEFGPELPLLHDGHHRMTPIQAARLGKDLEPYDLFWLEDCTPAENQEGLRLVRQHTTTPLAIGEVLNSVWDYQTLVREQLIDYVRSSVTHAGGITGLRRILDFAAQHQIKSGIHGPSDVSPVGMAAALHLDLAIHNFGIQEHMPHGRLTHEVFRTSATFSGGLLHPGDAPGLGVEYDDAAADAHPYQPAYLPFSRLQDGTVHDW